In one window of Tellurirhabdus rosea DNA:
- a CDS encoding DUF2267 domain-containing protein: protein MQYNEFIHTAKERLGVGSAEEVMNIARAFFHTLTDHMAGNAADNLAAQLPAELAHLIREINPEDRDQGERFKLPEFYERVSNRAGVGADKGQEYTQTLMTLLSQMVTEGEIIKIRKILSADYAELFSGTHSQDAA from the coding sequence ATGCAGTACAACGAATTTATCCACACGGCGAAGGAACGGCTGGGCGTCGGCTCGGCCGAAGAAGTGATGAACATCGCCCGGGCGTTTTTTCACACCCTGACCGACCACATGGCCGGGAACGCCGCCGATAACCTGGCCGCCCAGTTGCCCGCCGAACTGGCCCACCTCATCCGGGAAATCAACCCCGAGGACCGCGACCAGGGTGAGCGTTTCAAACTCCCCGAATTTTACGAACGGGTAAGCAACCGGGCCGGCGTCGGCGCTGACAAAGGGCAGGAATACACCCAGACCCTGATGACTTTACTGAGCCAGATGGTCACGGAAGGCGAAATAATAAAAATCCGGAAAATTCTGTCGGCCGATTATGCCGAACTGTTTTCGGGTACGCACAGCCAGGATGCTGCCTGA
- a CDS encoding MGH1-like glycoside hydrolase domain-containing protein has protein sequence MEYSLSMARNAERERLFERKDNKGWKKWGPYLSERSWGTVREDYSVHGNAWSFITHDMARSRAYRWGEDGIGGISDNKGHICFALAFWNHRDGIIKERLFGLTGPEGNHGEDVKEAYYYLDSTPTHSYMKMLYKYPQQPFPYAQLVEETRSRNRQEPEFELADTGIFDNDEYFDIFIEYAKAEQNDILVKITAFNRSDEAAPLTLLPTLWFRNTWSWGYEQYTYKPMLTGIANTQVSVDHKLLGKYKLYCDGADELLFCENETNTERLYNLPNATLYVKDGINNYITSGDRKFVNHNQIGTKAAARYTRTVAPGESVSIRLRFSDQTHMTQPFADFDPLFAKSKQEADEFFDDLQRNVPDPELRNIQRQAYAGMMWNKQFYYYNVNEWLKGDPKMPIPFHGRAFQRNGTWRHMYTANILSMPDKWEYPWFAAWDLAFHTLTLARMDPNFAKRQLAVVLREYYMHPNGQIPAYEWNFSDVNPPVHAWATWKVYEIDREMNGKPDVEFLERVFHKLLLNFTWWVNQKDVNGNSVFGGGFLGLDNIGVFDRSAPLPMGGHIEQSDATGWMAMYTLNMLRIACEIALERPSYQDMASKFFEHFLHIAAAMKNLGGQNISLWDEEDQFYYDALHTPDGKSMLLKIRSMVGLIPLFAVEILDDKLLSRLPDFKRRVEWVLMNRPDLASLISRWHEPGKGSTHLLSLLRGHRMKMLLKRMFDETEFLSDYGIRALSKYHEKNPYQFGVNGEVFSVKYVPAESETSLFGGNSNWRGPVWFPLNYMIVDALLKFYNYYGDDFEIEYPTHSGQIMSIKEATVRLAERLINIFRRNALGNVPAYGDVRKFQDDPHFKDLYLFYEYFHGDNGTGLGANHQTGWTGLVADLIEFLYQHKLQTEPEEAKVL, from the coding sequence ATGGAGTACTCTTTGTCAATGGCCCGAAACGCCGAGCGCGAGCGGCTTTTTGAACGAAAAGATAATAAAGGCTGGAAAAAGTGGGGACCCTACCTCTCGGAACGTTCCTGGGGAACGGTGCGGGAAGACTATAGCGTCCACGGAAACGCCTGGAGCTTTATCACGCACGATATGGCCCGCTCCCGGGCGTACCGCTGGGGCGAAGACGGCATCGGGGGCATCTCCGACAACAAAGGCCATATCTGCTTCGCCCTTGCTTTCTGGAACCATCGCGACGGCATCATCAAGGAACGCCTTTTCGGCCTGACCGGTCCGGAAGGCAACCACGGGGAAGACGTGAAAGAGGCGTATTACTACCTCGACAGTACGCCCACGCACTCGTACATGAAAATGCTGTACAAGTACCCGCAGCAACCCTTCCCGTACGCCCAGCTGGTGGAAGAAACCCGCAGCCGAAACCGGCAGGAACCGGAATTTGAACTGGCCGACACCGGCATCTTCGACAATGACGAGTATTTCGACATTTTCATCGAATATGCCAAAGCCGAGCAGAACGATATTCTGGTCAAAATAACGGCCTTCAACCGCAGTGACGAGGCCGCCCCGCTGACGCTGCTTCCCACGCTCTGGTTCCGGAACACCTGGTCATGGGGCTACGAGCAGTACACGTACAAACCCATGCTGACGGGCATCGCCAACACCCAGGTCTCCGTCGATCATAAACTGCTGGGCAAGTACAAGCTTTACTGCGACGGGGCCGACGAACTGCTTTTCTGCGAAAACGAAACGAATACCGAACGGCTTTACAACCTGCCCAACGCGACGCTGTACGTCAAGGACGGCATCAACAACTACATCACGAGCGGCGACCGGAAGTTTGTCAACCATAACCAGATCGGCACGAAGGCGGCGGCGCGGTACACCCGGACGGTCGCTCCCGGCGAATCGGTGAGCATCCGCCTCCGGTTCAGCGACCAGACGCACATGACGCAGCCGTTCGCCGATTTTGACCCGCTTTTTGCCAAAAGCAAACAGGAAGCGGACGAGTTTTTTGACGACCTCCAGCGCAACGTGCCCGATCCCGAACTGCGCAACATCCAGCGACAGGCCTATGCGGGCATGATGTGGAACAAGCAGTTCTATTATTACAACGTCAACGAGTGGCTCAAGGGTGATCCGAAGATGCCGATTCCGTTCCACGGACGGGCTTTTCAGCGCAACGGCACCTGGCGGCACATGTACACGGCCAACATTCTGTCGATGCCCGACAAATGGGAATACCCCTGGTTTGCCGCCTGGGACCTGGCCTTCCACACGCTCACGCTGGCCCGGATGGACCCTAATTTTGCCAAACGCCAGCTGGCGGTCGTGCTGCGGGAATATTACATGCATCCGAACGGGCAGATTCCGGCCTACGAGTGGAATTTCTCGGACGTCAACCCGCCCGTACACGCCTGGGCAACCTGGAAAGTGTACGAGATCGACCGGGAGATGAACGGCAAACCGGATGTCGAGTTTCTGGAGCGCGTCTTTCATAAACTGCTGCTGAACTTCACGTGGTGGGTCAACCAGAAAGACGTCAACGGCAACAGCGTCTTCGGCGGCGGCTTCCTCGGCCTCGACAACATCGGGGTCTTCGACCGGAGCGCCCCGTTGCCGATGGGCGGTCATATCGAACAGTCCGACGCCACGGGCTGGATGGCCATGTACACGCTGAACATGCTGCGCATCGCCTGCGAAATCGCCCTCGAGCGGCCGTCGTATCAGGACATGGCATCGAAATTCTTCGAACACTTCCTGCACATCGCGGCGGCGATGAAAAACCTCGGCGGTCAGAACATCAGCCTCTGGGACGAAGAGGACCAGTTTTATTACGACGCACTGCACACGCCGGACGGCAAGAGCATGCTGCTCAAAATCCGCTCGATGGTCGGGCTCATTCCGCTGTTTGCCGTCGAGATTCTGGACGACAAGCTGCTGTCGCGCCTGCCGGACTTCAAACGCCGGGTGGAATGGGTGCTGATGAACCGGCCGGATTTGGCCTCGCTCATTTCGCGCTGGCACGAACCGGGCAAAGGTTCAACGCACCTGCTGTCGCTGCTGCGCGGCCACCGGATGAAGATGCTGCTGAAACGGATGTTCGACGAGACGGAATTCCTGTCGGACTACGGCATCCGGGCTTTGTCGAAATACCACGAGAAAAATCCGTACCAGTTCGGCGTTAACGGCGAGGTTTTCAGCGTGAAATACGTACCGGCGGAATCCGAAACGAGCCTCTTCGGCGGCAACTCCAACTGGCGCGGGCCGGTCTGGTTCCCGCTGAACTACATGATTGTGGATGCCCTACTGAAGTTTTACAATTACTACGGCGACGATTTTGAGATCGAGTATCCGACGCATTCGGGCCAGATCATGAGCATCAAGGAAGCGACGGTCCGGCTGGCGGAACGGCTCATCAACATTTTCCGCCGCAACGCGCTGGGGAATGTTCCGGCCTACGGCGATGTCCGCAAGTTTCAGGACGACCCGCATTTCAAGGACCTGTACCTTTTCTACGAATACTTCCACGGCGACAACGGCACGGGCCTCGGCGCCAACCACCAGACTGGCTGGACGGGCCTCGTGGCGGACCTCATCGAGTTCCTCTACCAGCACAAATTGCAGACCGAGCCGGAAGAAGCGAAGGTGTTATAA
- a CDS encoding S41 family peptidase, with amino-acid sequence MTILLLFSFLLSGLSAPASTCDCPENLTRLSLLLRENYAGYTDKVNPKTEAAYNRHLAQFQTLATRQKTPAACEQVLKNYLAFFGDQHLKLYAAAPDTAATVEPEVFPLTPEAIRAQLAQPSRRRHPLEGIWEREGYTVAVIRDPRSPDLTFAGVVLASTNPAWKPGLVKMKLQPASTGGFSVDYRMGDFSRENTEALFHRNVLDIRWIGQFWKREPQADQPLQPAIYFSQYPYEPIEIRWFDEQTVVLKFQSFNPSYKPLIDSTLAAHENRLKQTPNWVLDVRYNGGGGTGTYQSLLPYLYTSPIVRTGSRYWTSPTNIAKYRELGISFFDEVVAFGEKNPNAWFESPGDTVRLAEVLPNPRRVAILASRRTGSAAEILLLHARQSRKVTLFGENTGGVLDYGDGVEHTLPYAPFTVVIPVRRSNYLDYTHYDGIGITPDVRIPSGAWDWYGFVQDYWKQQDRKSVTEQKPAAKTR; translated from the coding sequence ATGACTATTCTTCTTCTGTTCAGCTTTTTACTTTCTGGCCTGTCCGCCCCAGCGTCCACCTGCGATTGCCCCGAAAACCTCACCCGCCTGAGCCTCCTGCTACGCGAAAATTACGCAGGGTACACCGATAAGGTAAATCCGAAAACGGAAGCGGCCTATAATCGACATCTCGCGCAGTTCCAGACGCTGGCCACCCGTCAGAAAACACCCGCCGCCTGTGAGCAGGTTTTGAAAAACTACCTCGCTTTTTTTGGCGACCAGCACCTTAAACTTTACGCCGCAGCGCCCGACACGGCCGCAACGGTAGAGCCGGAAGTGTTTCCTCTGACGCCGGAGGCCATCAGGGCCCAGCTTGCCCAGCCTTCCCGACGTCGGCACCCTCTGGAAGGAATCTGGGAACGCGAAGGCTATACGGTAGCGGTCATTCGGGACCCACGCAGCCCTGACTTGACGTTTGCGGGCGTCGTGCTGGCTTCCACCAATCCGGCCTGGAAACCCGGTCTGGTGAAGATGAAACTCCAGCCGGCAAGTACCGGCGGCTTTTCGGTGGATTACCGGATGGGAGATTTCAGCCGGGAAAATACCGAAGCCCTATTCCACCGCAATGTGCTGGATATCCGTTGGATAGGTCAATTCTGGAAGCGTGAGCCACAAGCAGACCAGCCGTTGCAACCCGCAATCTATTTTTCTCAATACCCGTACGAGCCAATCGAGATTCGGTGGTTCGACGAGCAGACGGTCGTCCTCAAATTTCAAAGTTTCAACCCCAGTTACAAACCGCTTATCGACAGCACCCTGGCGGCCCACGAAAACCGGCTGAAGCAGACACCAAACTGGGTTCTGGACGTGCGCTACAACGGCGGGGGCGGCACCGGCACGTACCAATCGCTGCTGCCTTACCTGTACACCAGCCCCATCGTTCGAACCGGAAGCCGGTATTGGACTTCCCCAACCAACATCGCCAAATACCGGGAACTGGGAATCTCCTTCTTTGACGAGGTTGTTGCGTTTGGAGAGAAGAATCCGAATGCGTGGTTCGAAAGTCCGGGAGATACGGTGCGCCTGGCCGAAGTCCTCCCGAATCCTCGCCGCGTGGCCATTCTGGCCAGTCGCCGCACCGGGAGCGCCGCCGAGATTCTGCTGCTGCACGCCCGGCAGAGCCGGAAAGTGACCCTTTTCGGAGAAAACACGGGCGGCGTGCTCGACTACGGCGACGGCGTCGAACACACGCTGCCTTATGCCCCTTTTACGGTAGTGATTCCGGTGCGGCGCAGCAATTACCTGGATTACACACACTACGACGGCATCGGCATTACGCCCGACGTCCGTATTCCGTCGGGGGCCTGGGACTGGTACGGGTTTGTCCAAGACTACTGGAAACAACAGGACCGGAAGTCAGTGACGGAACAGAAACCAGCGGCAAAAACGCGCTAA
- a CDS encoding Spy/CpxP family protein refolding chaperone gives MKKVLLAVVCCFSLLLSLPAAAQNQDRQKIESAKIGLITNRLNLTPDQAPQFWAIYNEYSDRRKDVTRKLRQNNRSTSNAMDDLEESVELKQKLVDLEKEYNGRFLKVISPQQLQELHNTERTFNKMLLDRLKPGN, from the coding sequence ATGAAAAAGGTACTGCTCGCCGTGGTTTGTTGTTTCAGTTTATTACTGAGCCTTCCGGCCGCTGCACAGAATCAGGATCGTCAGAAAATTGAAAGTGCCAAGATTGGTCTGATCACCAACCGCCTGAACCTAACGCCCGACCAGGCACCCCAGTTCTGGGCCATTTACAATGAATACAGCGATCGCCGCAAAGATGTGACCCGCAAACTGCGGCAGAACAACCGTAGCACCAGCAACGCGATGGATGATCTGGAAGAATCTGTGGAACTGAAACAAAAACTGGTTGATCTGGAAAAAGAATACAACGGTCGTTTTCTGAAGGTTATCTCCCCGCAGCAGTTGCAGGAGCTTCACAATACCGAGCGGACATTCAACAAGATGCTGCTCGACCGGCTCAAACCCGGCAATTAA
- a CDS encoding RNA polymerase sigma factor has protein sequence MTDEELLQKYRDPSSRNYAFNLLVRKYQQKIYWHVRKMVIDHDDADDLTQETFIKVWNSLENFRGDSQLYTWIYRIATNECLNFLNKKRRRFFLPIGDVEGELMEKLESNSDYVTSGTEYSGEEIQLKLQKALLKLPDKQRLVFNMKYFDDMKYEEIAEITGTSVGALKASYHLAVKKIEDFLNKE, from the coding sequence ATGACTGACGAGGAACTCCTGCAAAAATACCGTGACCCTTCCAGCCGGAATTACGCCTTCAATCTGCTGGTCCGAAAATACCAGCAGAAAATTTACTGGCACGTTCGGAAAATGGTTATTGACCACGACGATGCCGACGACCTGACGCAGGAAACGTTTATTAAAGTCTGGAACAGCCTGGAGAACTTCCGCGGCGACTCCCAGCTCTACACCTGGATTTACCGGATTGCGACCAACGAGTGTCTGAATTTTCTGAATAAAAAACGCCGTCGCTTCTTCCTGCCCATCGGTGATGTGGAAGGCGAACTGATGGAAAAGCTGGAGTCCAACTCCGATTATGTAACGTCCGGTACCGAGTACAGCGGAGAGGAGATTCAGTTGAAGCTGCAGAAAGCCCTGTTGAAATTACCTGACAAACAGCGCCTTGTTTTCAACATGAAGTACTTTGATGACATGAAGTACGAAGAAATTGCCGAAATTACGGGCACATCCGTCGGTGCGCTGAAGGCCTCTTATCATTTGGCTGTAAAAAAAATTGAAGATTTCCTCAACAAAGAATAA
- a CDS encoding methylmalonyl-CoA mutase family protein, giving the protein MNAVAPYQLKNPVRIVTAASLFDGHDAAINIMRRIMQASGAEVIHLGHNRSVAEIVDCAIQEDAQGIAVTSYQGGHLEYFKYMIDLLRERGAGHIKVFGGGGGTILPGEIDELHAYGVTRIYSPDDGRALGLQGMINDLLQQCDFPTKLWELNGQLAKLPQTKDVKIISRLISAAENDPEAFQSVETPKPASLPATIPVLGITGTGGAGKSSLVDELIRRFLFHTTDKTLAVISVDPSKRKTGGALLGDRIRMNAISPEISKGRVYMRSLATRQSNLALSRNVQDAIDVCKAARFDLVIVETSGIGQSDTEITEHSDVSLYVMTAEYGAATQLEKIDMLDFADVIAINKFDKRGSLDALRDVRKQYRRNHNLWETPDDELPIFGTMASQFNDAGMNALFDKLMAVIGQKTGVNVVSDQSSEASGLLPQPKAATIIPPERVRYLAEIVEASDNYDQFVNDQVAIARKLYQLEGTIELVEKSGSVEVAAELKTIRADFEGRLHHECRQLLKSWPDTKAKFAGDTFEYQVRDKVIRQTLISTSLSGTRIPKISLPKYQDWGDILRWLLTENLPGEFPYAAGVFPLKREGEDPTRMFAGEGGPERTNRRFHYVSKGMPAKRLSTAFDSVTLYGEDPDYRPDIYGKIGNSGVSICTLDDAKKLYSGFNLCDPATSVSMTINGPAPMLLAFFLNAAIDQQCELYVTRNGIPGTVNGDSRNTIPGYNGPLPEGNDGLGLQLLGTTGDKVLPREVYEKIKADTLRQVRGTVQADILKEDQAQNTCIFSTEFALRMMGDIQQYFIDKQVRNFYSVSISGYHIAEAGANPITQLAFTLSNGFTFVEYYLSRGMHIDDFAPNLSFFFSNGMDPEYSVLGRVARRIWAKAMKHKYRANERSQKLKYHIQTSGRSLHAQEIAFNDIRTTLQALLAIYDNCNSLHTNAYDEAITTPTEESVRRAMAIQLIINREFGLARNENPLQGAFIIEELTDLVEQAVLEEFRSLNERGGVLGAMERMYQRGKIQDESMHYEMQKHTGVLPIIGVNTFLDPAGSPTIVPEEVIRSTREEKDYAVESRKAFQQRHADEAETALKNLQTAALENNNVFEALMEAAKVCSLGQMSKALYEVGGQYRRNM; this is encoded by the coding sequence ATGAACGCAGTCGCTCCTTACCAACTTAAAAACCCCGTCCGCATCGTCACGGCCGCTTCGCTTTTCGACGGTCACGACGCGGCCATCAATATCATGCGCCGGATCATGCAGGCCTCCGGGGCAGAAGTCATTCACCTGGGTCACAACCGTTCGGTAGCCGAAATCGTGGACTGCGCCATCCAGGAAGACGCGCAGGGCATTGCCGTGACTTCCTACCAGGGCGGGCATCTCGAATACTTCAAATACATGATCGACCTGCTGCGGGAACGCGGCGCAGGCCATATCAAGGTATTCGGCGGCGGCGGCGGAACTATCCTCCCCGGTGAAATCGACGAACTTCATGCCTACGGCGTTACCCGGATTTACTCGCCGGACGACGGCCGGGCACTCGGACTGCAGGGCATGATCAACGACCTGCTCCAACAGTGCGATTTCCCGACAAAACTGTGGGAACTGAACGGCCAACTGGCTAAACTGCCGCAAACCAAAGACGTCAAAATCATCAGCCGCCTTATTTCGGCGGCGGAAAACGATCCGGAAGCGTTTCAATCCGTAGAAACGCCAAAACCCGCGTCACTGCCGGCGACCATTCCCGTTCTCGGCATTACCGGCACCGGCGGAGCGGGCAAATCCTCGCTGGTGGACGAACTGATCCGACGCTTCCTCTTTCATACCACGGACAAAACCCTGGCGGTCATTTCCGTCGACCCGTCGAAGCGCAAAACGGGCGGAGCGCTGTTGGGCGACCGCATCCGGATGAATGCCATCAGTCCCGAGATCAGTAAAGGACGGGTGTACATGCGCTCGCTCGCTACCCGACAGTCGAATCTGGCCCTGAGCCGGAACGTACAGGACGCCATTGACGTCTGCAAAGCCGCCCGGTTTGACCTGGTGATTGTCGAAACGTCCGGCATCGGGCAGTCGGATACCGAAATCACCGAGCATTCCGACGTGAGCCTTTACGTGATGACGGCCGAATATGGTGCCGCCACGCAGCTCGAAAAAATCGACATGCTCGATTTTGCGGACGTTATTGCCATCAACAAATTCGACAAACGCGGCTCGCTGGACGCCCTGCGTGACGTCCGGAAACAATACCGGCGCAACCACAACCTCTGGGAAACGCCGGACGATGAACTGCCCATATTCGGGACGATGGCCTCGCAGTTCAACGATGCGGGCATGAATGCGCTCTTCGACAAACTGATGGCGGTCATCGGGCAGAAGACGGGAGTGAACGTAGTCAGTGACCAGTCTTCAGAGGCCAGTGGGTTATTGCCACAGCCCAAGGCGGCGACCATTATCCCGCCCGAGCGGGTGCGTTACTTGGCCGAAATTGTGGAAGCCAGCGACAATTACGACCAGTTTGTAAACGACCAGGTGGCCATTGCCCGAAAACTTTACCAGCTGGAGGGCACGATTGAACTGGTAGAAAAGTCCGGCTCGGTTGAAGTAGCCGCCGAATTGAAGACGATTCGGGCAGATTTCGAAGGACGCCTCCACCACGAATGCCGCCAGCTGCTGAAAAGCTGGCCGGATACCAAAGCCAAATTCGCCGGTGACACCTTCGAGTACCAGGTCCGCGATAAAGTCATCCGGCAGACGCTGATCAGCACCTCGCTGTCGGGAACACGGATTCCGAAAATCAGTTTGCCGAAATACCAAGACTGGGGCGACATCCTGCGCTGGCTCCTGACCGAGAACCTGCCGGGCGAATTCCCGTATGCGGCGGGCGTGTTTCCCCTCAAACGCGAAGGCGAAGACCCCACGCGGATGTTTGCGGGCGAAGGCGGCCCCGAACGGACCAACCGCCGTTTCCACTACGTCTCCAAAGGAATGCCCGCCAAGCGCCTTTCGACGGCCTTCGATTCGGTGACGCTCTACGGCGAAGACCCCGACTACCGGCCCGACATTTACGGCAAAATCGGCAACTCGGGAGTCAGCATCTGCACGCTGGACGATGCCAAAAAACTGTACAGCGGCTTCAACCTCTGCGACCCGGCCACGTCCGTTTCGATGACCATCAACGGCCCCGCTCCCATGCTGCTGGCCTTTTTCCTCAACGCGGCCATCGATCAGCAGTGCGAGCTTTACGTAACCCGGAATGGTATTCCGGGCACTGTCAACGGCGATTCCCGGAATACCATTCCGGGTTACAATGGACCGCTTCCCGAAGGCAACGACGGGCTGGGTTTGCAGCTTCTGGGCACCACCGGCGATAAGGTACTACCCAGAGAGGTGTACGAAAAAATCAAAGCCGATACGCTGCGACAGGTTCGGGGCACGGTTCAGGCGGATATTCTGAAAGAAGACCAGGCGCAGAACACCTGCATCTTTTCGACGGAATTTGCCCTGCGGATGATGGGCGACATCCAGCAGTATTTTATCGACAAACAGGTCCGTAACTTTTATTCGGTTTCCATCTCCGGCTATCACATCGCCGAAGCGGGCGCGAATCCCATTACACAGCTGGCCTTTACGCTTTCGAACGGCTTTACGTTTGTCGAATACTACCTGTCGCGGGGCATGCACATCGACGACTTTGCGCCCAACCTGTCGTTCTTTTTCTCCAACGGCATGGACCCCGAGTACTCGGTGCTCGGACGCGTGGCCCGACGCATCTGGGCGAAAGCCATGAAGCACAAGTACAGGGCCAACGAGCGGTCGCAGAAGCTGAAGTACCATATCCAGACCTCGGGCCGGAGCCTGCACGCGCAGGAGATTGCCTTCAACGACATCCGGACAACCCTCCAAGCCCTGCTGGCGATTTACGACAACTGCAATTCCCTGCACACCAATGCCTACGACGAGGCCATCACCACCCCAACCGAAGAGTCGGTACGCCGCGCGATGGCGATCCAACTCATCATCAACCGGGAGTTCGGTCTGGCTAGAAACGAAAATCCGCTGCAGGGCGCGTTCATCATTGAGGAACTGACGGATCTGGTGGAACAGGCCGTTCTGGAAGAATTCCGGAGTCTGAACGAACGGGGCGGTGTGCTCGGCGCGATGGAGCGCATGTACCAGCGGGGCAAAATTCAGGATGAGTCGATGCACTACGAAATGCAGAAACATACGGGTGTGCTGCCAATTATCGGCGTCAACACTTTCCTGGACCCGGCCGGCTCGCCCACCATCGTGCCCGAAGAGGTGATCCGCTCGACCAGAGAAGAAAAGGATTATGCCGTGGAATCGCGCAAGGCTTTCCAGCAACGCCATGCCGACGAAGCCGAAACGGCCCTGAAAAACCTGCAAACGGCCGCGCTGGAAAACAACAATGTGTTTGAAGCGCTGATGGAAGCAGCCAAGGTCTGCTCGCTCGGACAGATGTCAAAAGCGCTGTACGAAGTCGGCGGGCAGTACCGGCGAAATATGTAA
- a CDS encoding alpha/beta hydrolase family protein, which translates to MMRVLSLLALILLTVNLKAQTVTEKSIYQGQLSGLRLVLRLYPDSLTGKPAAHFESPDQTTQKIPVSRLHLSGDSLVAESALINGNLKARFSADRQTLSGTWSQHGRATPMTLKKVAKVESAARPQTPKPPFPYRSEDVTYASADKSIRFGGTLTLPSGKGPFPAVILISGSGQQDRDETLFGHKPFLVIADHLTRNGFAVLRVDDRGVGQTTGIAGTSAEQARDVLAGLAFLKTRSEINPKKLGLVGHSEGGIIGPLAAVQSKDVAFLVSLAGIGVKGLDLIKRQNYDILKASAPMSEEFLGYFNDMYAALYIETARQPLDKPDLTADLKRAMKDWQARQPESRLRQMGVAGEAGEKVVEQFAPTASQRWYRSFLQYDPAPVLSKLTIPVLALNGEKDLQVSSAENLAGFEKYLKQAGNKRFKTQSFPNLNHLFQTAKKGTIQEYGQLEETFSPQVLAVMTDWLKAAAQ; encoded by the coding sequence ATGATGCGGGTTCTATCACTCCTGGCGCTGATTTTACTCACCGTAAATCTAAAAGCGCAGACAGTTACTGAAAAATCAATTTACCAGGGCCAGCTATCGGGACTTCGGCTGGTGCTTCGGTTGTATCCCGATTCGCTGACGGGCAAACCGGCCGCTCACTTCGAAAGTCCGGACCAGACGACGCAGAAGATTCCGGTCAGCAGGCTGCACCTGAGCGGGGACAGTCTGGTGGCCGAGTCCGCGCTCATCAACGGCAACCTGAAAGCCCGTTTTTCGGCCGACCGGCAAACGCTCAGCGGCACCTGGTCCCAGCATGGCCGGGCTACGCCCATGACGCTGAAAAAAGTGGCGAAAGTCGAAAGCGCGGCGCGGCCGCAGACGCCCAAACCGCCGTTTCCGTACCGGAGCGAAGACGTTACCTATGCCAGCGCCGACAAAAGCATCCGTTTTGGCGGAACCCTGACCCTGCCGTCGGGCAAAGGCCCTTTTCCGGCGGTGATCCTCATTTCGGGCTCCGGACAGCAGGACCGCGACGAGACGCTGTTCGGCCATAAACCGTTTCTGGTCATTGCCGACCACCTGACGCGGAACGGATTCGCCGTGCTGCGGGTGGACGACCGGGGCGTCGGCCAGACGACGGGGATTGCCGGTACCTCGGCCGAACAGGCCCGGGATGTGCTGGCGGGGCTGGCGTTTCTGAAAACCCGCTCGGAAATTAATCCGAAAAAACTGGGTTTGGTCGGCCACAGCGAAGGCGGCATCATCGGTCCGCTGGCGGCCGTGCAGTCGAAGGATGTCGCGTTTCTGGTTTCGCTGGCGGGCATCGGGGTCAAAGGGCTGGACCTGATCAAGCGGCAGAATTACGATATTCTGAAAGCGAGCGCCCCTATGAGCGAAGAGTTTTTGGGCTACTTCAACGACATGTACGCGGCTCTGTACATCGAAACGGCCCGCCAGCCGCTCGACAAGCCCGACCTGACCGCTGACCTGAAGCGGGCGATGAAGGACTGGCAGGCCCGGCAGCCTGAAAGCCGTCTGCGGCAGATGGGCGTAGCGGGAGAGGCCGGGGAGAAGGTGGTCGAACAGTTTGCTCCGACCGCCAGCCAGCGCTGGTACCGTTCGTTTTTGCAGTACGACCCGGCGCCGGTGCTTTCCAAACTGACGATTCCGGTGTTGGCCCTCAACGGCGAGAAGGACTTGCAGGTATCATCGGCCGAAAACCTGGCCGGATTTGAAAAGTACCTCAAACAGGCGGGAAACAAGCGGTTCAAAACCCAGTCGTTTCCGAACCTGAACCATCTTTTCCAGACGGCAAAAAAAGGAACGATTCAGGAATACGGGCAGCTTGAAGAAACGTTCTCCCCGCAGGTGCTGGCAGTGATGACGGACTGGCTGAAGGCAGCGGCGCAGTGA